In Pirellulales bacterium, the following proteins share a genomic window:
- a CDS encoding AAA family ATPase — protein sequence MSLLAQIHKGKQPLPPRLVLYGTEGIGKSTFAASAPAPIFIQTEDGLAEIDCDKFPVAQTLDEVVAALTALHAESHEYQTVVIDSLDW from the coding sequence ATGAGCCTGCTTGCGCAGATCCACAAAGGCAAACAGCCCCTTCCCCCCAGGCTCGTCCTCTACGGTACCGAGGGAATCGGCAAGAGCACCTTCGCCGCCAGCGCCCCGGCGCCGATCTTCATCCAGACTGAAGACGGCCTGGCCGAGATCGACTGCGATAAATTCCCCGTAGCGCAAACGCTCGACGAGGTCGTGGCGGCGCTGACGGCGCTGCATGCTGAGTCGCACGAGTACCAGACCGTGGTGATCGATTCGCTCGACTGG